One Triticum dicoccoides isolate Atlit2015 ecotype Zavitan chromosome 4B, WEW_v2.0, whole genome shotgun sequence genomic window carries:
- the LOC119293192 gene encoding sulfated surface glycoprotein 185-like → MERSRGLLLVAGLLAALLPPAAAQPGAPCEPALLATQVALFCAPDMPTAQCCEPVVAAVDLGGGVPCLCRVAAEPQLVMAGLNATHLLTLYSSCGGLRPGGAHLAAACEGPAPPAAVVSSPPPPPPPSAAPRRKQPAHDAPPPPPPSTEKPSSPPPSQEHDGAAPHAKAAPAQAATSTLAPAAAATAPPPQAPHSAAPTAPSKAAFFFVATAMLGLYIIL, encoded by the exons ATGGAGAGATCCCGCGGGCTGCTGCTGGTGGcgggcctgctggcggcgctgctgccgccggcggcggcgcagcCGGGGGCGCCGTGCGAGCCCGCGCTGCTGGCGACGCAGGTGGCGCTCTTCTGCGCGCCCGACATGCCGACGGCCCAGTGCTGCGAgcccgtcgtcgccgccgtcgacctcggcggcggggtGCCCTGCCTCTGCCGCGTCGCCGCCGAGCCGCAGCTCGTCATGGCGGGCCTCAACGCCACCCACCTCCTCACGCTCTACAGCTCCTGCGGCGGCCTCCGCCCCGGCGGcgcccacctcgccgccgcctgcgAAG GACCCGCTCCCCCGGCCGCCGTCGTCAGCAGCCCCCCGCCCCCGCCACCACCGTCCGCCGCACCTCGCCGCAAGCAGCCAGCGC ACGAcgcaccaccgccgccaccgccgtcgaccgAGAAGCCGTCGTCCCCGCCGCCGTCCCAGGAGCACGACGGCGCCGCCCCGCACGCCAAGGCCGCGCCCGCCCAGGCGGCCACCTCCACgctcgcgcccgccgccgccgccaccgccccgccgccccagGCGCCGCACTCCGCCGCGCCCACGGCGCCGTCCAAGGCGGCCTTCTTCTTCGTCGCCACGGCCATGCTCGGCCTCTACATCATCCTCTGA